The Miscanthus floridulus cultivar M001 chromosome 17, ASM1932011v1, whole genome shotgun sequence genome has a window encoding:
- the LOC136516697 gene encoding DNA-directed RNA polymerases II, IV and V subunit 8B-like gives MSEHLFEDTFIVTRLDPDGKKFDKVSRVEARSEQLDMYMQLDVATDVYPVCAGEKFNMVLVPTLNLDGTPDTGYYTQAGRKTLADNYEYVMQGKLYKISEDTSSQNAKVEIYASFSGLLMLLRSDPSTAASFELDQRLFLLMRKV, from the exons ATGTCTGAGCATCTCTTCGAGgacaccttcatcgttaccaggctagatcctgatggcaaaaagtTTGACAAAG TTTCTCGTGTTGAAGCTCGCAGCGAGCAGTTAGATATGTATATGCAGCTGGATGTTGCTACGGATGTGTATCCTGTGTGTGCTGGTGAGAAATTTAACATGGTTTTAGTGCCTACTCTGAATTTGGATGGCACTCCAGATACTGGCTACTACACACAG GCTGGTAGAAAAACTCTGGCAGATAATTATGAATATGTCATGCAAGGGAAGCTTTACAAAATCTCAGAGGACACCTCCAGCCAAAATGCTAAAGT GGAGATTTATGCATCATTCAGTGGTCTCCTGATGCTGCTCAGGAGTGACCCTTCCACTGCTGCTAGCTTTGAGCTGGATCAGAGGCTTTTTCTACTCATGCGCAAGGTTTAA
- the LOC136516696 gene encoding uncharacterized protein: MDGMRAVPSPSGSNLPTFFRWCLGGMAVFASGSGSASARDADAGARVLEIRKELEADCGHLSASQADLLARAHFLGGGEEEEEEAEVFSTPPLTQQDPQRQGQSQRGQAGEGEDDIAMCSMPFTQTQPSSPSSASSSSSDSLERKRRKPRKPRICTRKVRAGAKIWTPTATPTPTPTPSPSPELDPLVRSVLMVPTAPLPTTGHKDILELARSRGIF, translated from the coding sequence ATGGATGGTATGAGGGCGGTTCCCTCTCCTTCCGGTTCCAATCTCCCAACTTTCTTCCGTTGGTGCCTCGGCGGCATGGCCGTCTTTGCCTCCGGCTCAGGCTCCGCCTCCGCTCGGGACGCGGATGCCGGTGCTAGAGTATTAGAAATCAGGAAGGAGTTGGAGGCGGACTGCGGCCATCTCTCCGCCTCGCAGGCGGACCTCCTCGCCCGCGCCCACTtcctcggcggcggcgaggaggaggaggaggaggccgaggtgTTCAGCACGCCGCCTCTCACACAGCAGGACCCGCAGAGGCAGGGCCAAAGCCAGCGAGGTCAGGCGGGGGAGGGGGAGGACGACATCGCCATGTGCTCCATGCCCTTCACCCAGACCCAGCCTTCCTCCCCTTCTTccgcttcctcctcttcctcggaTAGCCTGGAGCGGAAGCGGCGGAAGCCGCGGAAGCCTAGGATCTGCACGAGGAAGGTGAGAGCCGGCGCCAAGATCTGGACTCCGACTgcgactccgactccgactccgactccgagCCCCAGCCCCGAACTCGACCCTCTCGTCAGGAGCGTGCTCATGGTCCCCACCGCTCCTCTTCCAACCACAGGTCATAAGGATATCCTCGAGCTTGCTCGCAGCCGCGGCATCTTCTGA